The genomic segment AGCGGTGAGGCGCAACCACTTTCGGATTGCGGACCCACCGGCTGGCGCACCCGGGTGCGCCTCGAGGTGGGCGCGGACGCCCGCCCCGGGTTTCACCGCTACCACAGCGACGAGCTGGTGACCGACTTGCGGTGTGCGCAACTGCCGCCGGGCATGCTGGACGGACTAACCCAGGCGTGTTCTCCGGGCGACCTGTCCCCGAACGCACAGCTGCACGTCGCCGTCGATGACGACGGATGCCGCCATGTGGTGCGCACCGTACGTAAAGGCGGGCGAACGGCGACCAATGTGGTGCAGGGCGACTACGAGGCAACCCAACGCGTCGGGCGGCGCAGCTGGCAGGTGCCGGTGACCGCGTTCTGGCAGGCGCACCGGGATGCGGCGCGGGTGTACAGCGCTCTGATCACCGACTGGGCACAGCCCGCCACCGGCATGAGTGTGTGGGATCTCTACGGCGGCGTCGGCGTTTTCGCCGCCGCCCTGGGCGCCGCGGTGGGGGAGTCCGGACGGGTTCTCTGCGTCGACACCTCGCGCGCGTCGACACGGGCCGCACGGGCCGCTCTGGTTGATCTTCCGCAGGTCGACGTGATCACCGATTCGGTGCGTCGCGCGGTGTCGGCACAGAAAGCCGGTGCCGACGTCGCGGTGCTGGATCCGCCGCGGTCGGGTGCCGGGCGCGACGTCGTCGATCTCCTCGCCGCCGCCGCCGTTCCGCGGGTGGTGCATATCGGTTGTGAGGCAGCATCTTTCGCTCGCGACATCGGCCTGTACCTCGGTCACGGTTATGCCGTCGAGCAGATCGAGGTGTTCGACGCATTCCCGCTGACTCATCACACCGAATGCATCGCGCTGCTGAGCCGCTAGCGGTGCAATGCCGCTGCGGAGATTCCCGCGGCAGGCTAGACTCCGTCGCGGTGTGCCGGGAAGTCTGGTCGGCGATTTCGTCATCGAACCATCGAGAGGCTCGGGTGGCTGCCGCCGAACAACGACCTGCGACCGTCCGACTCATGCTCACCCACGGGTGGGCGCCGTGAACGAAACTCTGCGGTACGCATTGCTGGTCTTGCTCGCCAGTGCCGTCGGTTTGATTGCGGTGTTGGCGAACCGGCTGACCGAGCGGGTCAAAATCCCGGTGCCCCTGCTGGTTCTGGTCGGAGCCGCGGTCGCGGCGCACACCGTGGCCGCGGTGCAGTCGCCGTCGGAGCCGACCGTCGAGCGGGTGATCACGATCGCGCTGGTGCTGGTGCTGTTCGACGGCGGCATGCACATCGGCCCGGCGCGCTTCCGCGCGGCCGCTGCCCCGATCCTTTCGGTCGGCGTCGTGGGCACCGCGCTCACCGCCGCCGGCGCCGCGGTGATCCTGCACTACCTCACCGGAATCGATTGGTTCCCTGCGGTGCTCGTGGCCACCGCGGTGGCGCCCACCGATCCGGCGGTGGTCTTCTCGGTACTGGGCAAACGCGAGATCGCCGGTCGCAGCAGCACCATCCTGGAGGGCGAATCCGGCGCCAACGACCCGGTCGGCATCGCCCTGATGGTCAGCCTGATCGCCGCCGGTGGCCTCAGCGTTGCCGGCTTCGTCAGCGTCGGAACGCAATTCGTTCTGCAAATGGCGATTGGTCTGGCCGTCGGGGTGATCGGCGGTCGCGCCCTGCTGGTGTTCATGCGCCGCGTGGCACTGCCTAGCGAAGGCCTCTACCCGCTGCGGACACTGGCATCCAGCCTGATGCTGTACGGCATCGCCACGCTGGCGCACGGCTCCGGTTTTCTGGCGGTGTTCGTCGCGGGCATCGTGATCGGCGACGCTCGCGCGCCCTACAAGCCGGATATCAAGCGATTCCACGCCGCGTTGGCGGGTCTGGCCGAAATCGTCGCGTTCGCCGTCCTGGGGTTGACCGTCGACCTCAACGTCCTTGCCCACCCCGACGTATGGATTCCCGGGCTCGTCCTCGGCGCGGCCCTGACCGTGGTGATTCGGCCGCTGGCGGTGGGATCCTGCCTGCTTCCCGTGCGGCTGCAGCGAAACGAACGCAGCTTCATCCTCTTCGCCGGCCTCAAGGGTGCGGTGCCGATCCTGTTGGGCGAGTTCCTGCGGGCCGCGCACGTCGCCGATGCGGAGCGGCTGTACGGGATCGTGGTCATCGTCGTGATCTTCTCGGTGCTGGTGCAAGGCAGCTTGGTGCCCGGTGTCGCACAACTGCTGCGCCTGCCCATGCGTACCGTCGAGACGCAGCCGTGGGAGATCGGTATCCGGCTGCAGGACGAACCCGAGGGGATCCATCGCCTGCGCGTTGCGTCGGGGTCGGCCGCCGAGGGCTGCACGATCGAGGGTCTCGGCGATCGTGCCGGAGACATCTGGGTGAGCATGGTGGTGCGCGCCACCGGCCTGGTGCCGGTGCGGGGCGACACCGAACTGGAGGCCGGCGACGAGGTCGTCGTCCTGGCCGATCCCGAACTTCGCGACAGCCTGGCCGAACTGTTCGGCACTTCGTAGGCAGCTACATCCGACGTGGGCTGCGTAGACTGACGTGATGCTGGAACAGATCCGCGGCCCTGCCGATCTGCAGCACCTTTCCCAACAGCAGCTCCGCGATCTGGCTGAGGAGATCCGCGAGTTCCTGATCCACAAGGTGGCTGCGACCGGGGGCCACCTGGGGCCGAATCTCGGCGTCGTCGAGCTGACGTTGGCGCTGCACCGGGTGTTCGACTCACCGCACGATCCGATCATCTTCGACACAGGTCACCAGGCCTACGTGCACAAGATGCTGACCGGACGCGCCCACGACTTCGAGACGCTGCGCAAAAAGGGCGGTCTGTCGGGGTATCCGTCGCGCGCCGAGAGCGAGCACGACTGGGTGGAGTCCAGCCACGCCAGTGCGGCCTTGTCCTACGCCGACGGCCTGGCCAAGGCGTTCGAACTGACCGGACACCGCAACCGGCATGTGGTCGCGGTCGTCGGGGACGGCGCGCTGACCGGCGGCATGTGCTGGGAGGCGCTGAACAACATCGCGGCGTCGGGTCGTCCGGTGGTCATCGTGGTCAACGACAACGGCCGCAGCTACGCACCCACGATCGGCGGTGTCGCCGACCACCTGGCCATGCTGCGGCTGCAGCCGGCCTACGAGCAGGCGCTGGAAAAGGGCCGTGACGTGGTGCGTGCGGTGCCGCTGATCGGCGAGATCTGCTACCACTTCATGCACAGCGTCAAGGCGGGCATCAAGGACTCGCTGGCCCCGCAGCTGCTGTTCACCGACCTCGGACTGAAATATGTCGGCCCGGTCGACGGTCACGACGAACGCGCCGTGGAGGCCGCGCTGCGCCGGGCCCGCGGGTTCGGCGGCCCGGTAATCGTCCACGTGGCCACCCGCAAGGGCATGGGATACGGCCCGGCCGAGGCCGACGAAGCCGAACAGATGCACTCCACCGCGCCGATCGACCCGGCCACCGGCCAGGCCACCAAGATCCCGGGCCCGGGCTGGACGGCGACCTTCTCCGACGCGCTGATCGCTTACGCCAGAAAGCGCCGCGACATCGTGGCGATCACGGCGGCGATGCCCGGCCCGACCGGGCTGTCGGCGTTCGGGCAGCGGTTCCCGGACCGGTTGTTCGACGTCGGCATCGCCGAGCAGCACGCGATGACGTCGGCCGCCGGCCTGGCAATGGGTGGGATGCACCCGGTGGTGGCGATCTACTCGACGTTCCTCAACCGGGCATTCGACCAGATCATGATGGACGTGGCGCTGCACAAGCTGCCCGTCACCATCGTGCTCGACCGTGCCGGGGTCACCGGTTCCGACGGCCCCAGCCACAACGGCATGTGGGACCTGTCTATGCTGAACATCGTGCCCGGCATGCGGGTGGCGGCCCCGCGCGACGCCACCCGGCTGCGCGAAGAACTCGGCGAGGCGCTGGAGGTCGACGACGGCCCTACCGCGCTGCGGTTCCCCAAAGGTGATGTGGGCGAAGATATTCCGGCTCTGGAACAACGGTCGGGAGTGGATGTGCTCGCGGTGCCCGCCGACGGGCTAAACCACGATGTGCTGCTGGTGGCCGTCGGCGCGTTCGCCTCGATGGCGCTCGAGGTGGCCAAGCGGCTGCACAACCAGGGCATCGGTGTGACCGTGATCGACCCGCGGTGGGTGCTGCCGGTCTCCGACGGTGTTCTCGAATTGGCGGTGCAGCACAAGCTGCTCGTCACATGCGAGGACAACGGCGTCAATGGTGGTGTGGGTTCGGCGGTTTCGGCCGCGCTGCGCCGCGCCGACATCGACATGCCATGCCGCGACGTCGGCCTGGATCAAGAGTTCTACGAGCACGCCTCACGCAGTGAGGTACTCGCCGATGTCGGGCTGACCGACCAGGATGTGGCCCGCCGGATCACCGGTTGGGTTGCCGCCCTAGCCAGTAACGAATCCGAAGCGGAGATCCGCGAGCACCTGGACTAGAACCAATTTGGTGCATCAGGCCACCGGGCCAAAGCAATACAATAGAAATAGTGGATCAAGGACACAATCGGTGCTTGCCCACCCGACCGCAAGCCTCGACGAGAAGGACCTGGTCAATGAGCACAGACCGCCACCCACAACTGGCTCAGGCGCTGGAATACGGACAGCAATTGCAATCGGCCCTCGAGGACGACCTGTACCGCACCCACACTGAAACCTTCACGGCCACCGACGAAGCCAAGACCGTCGAAGTGACCGTGAACGGGCGCCGCAACGTCACCGACCTCCAAATCGAAGATGGCCTGCTGCGGCTGGGCGCCGAAACGGTCGAACAGCGCGTCAACGAGGCGTTGCGCAACGCGGCGGCCGTGGTGAATGCGGCCAACGAAGCCCAGCAGCAACGGCTGATCGAGTCCCTGGCCGGCATTGCCGGGTCGATGACGGACACGTTGGGCTTGGCCTAACCGCGAAGGCCCGCTCAGAGTCGCCGGCGCGGTGGGCGATCAGCCATTGTTGTATCGGGTCGCGAACACGCGGGCCTGGGTCTCGGTAGCTCGCTGCGGCGACGCCAACTCCATGCCCTTCTCCAGCAGGTCGCTGACAGCATCGGGATCACCCGCCCCCAGCTCGCACATGGTCTCGAACAGGAACTCATGCTGGGCGGCTTGCCCCTTTTGGGCCGCCAGGTGCGCAATGACGAGGATCTCCTCGGCCAGCTGCGATTCGGTAAGGCGTGTCACGTCTGCGGACAGAGCCACCCGCTCGATCGCGCCGTCCCCGAGTGCCGAAACCGATACTGTCCCAGGAGGATTGGTCACGGTGAACAGCGCTATGACGTCTTCGGCTTCCTCGGGGGCGTGTGTCACCGAATCGATGGCCTCCAGCACCGTCGTGGCCTCTTCGGGCGCGGCCGGTGCATATACGGGTGACATGTCGACGGCTTCGCTCGCTGACTCTGCCCCGACGTCTGCGGTGGCGGCGGAGAAGTCAAGGGCGGCCGACGCGTCGGTGCCGGTGTCGGCGGGTTCACCGGCGGAGAAATCCATCGCGGCGAAGAGGTCATCGCCGCCGTCTTCGTTCTTACCCGGATCCTGGGCCATTGCGTCCTACTCTCATCGCGGCTGTCGGTGGAATGCCTGCTTTTCGCCCTGCTTGCTCAGCCGGGGCGCAGCTGGGTGTCGAGGTCTTGAGCGGCCTTCTGGTCGGTGCCCTCGTACGCTTGGGCGGCCACACGCAATTTCGTGGCGAGGTCGTCGGCAACCTTGATCATCAGACCGAGCGCCTCGGTGCGGCGAGCCTCGACCTCGACCACCGCATCGTTGCCGGGTCCGCAGGCCACACCATGGCTGACCCACGCGTTGACGCCGACTCCCTCGACCGCGGTGGCCGATTTCTTGAAGTCTTCGGTGGTTCTCTGCTGCGCCGCCGCGAGCACGTCGACGAGATATTTTGAGGTGACGCTCAGATTTGTCATCGGATTCTCCTCGATGTCTGGTTCGCGATGTCTAGTTCGCCGCTACCGGCCCCTGCGCCTGCTCAGCTCCGGGTGCCGTGAGTTCGACGGGCGGGCGCTCGGTGGCCTCGTTGCCTGCGGCCGCACCCGCGATGTCCTCGTTCACTGTGGCTTCCTCGGGGGCGGCGCTCCCGGGAGCGGTGGGTTCGCCGGCGGCCGGGGCCGTCTTGCCGCGCTGAGCGGTGGTGACCGGCGGCTGCGTGACGGGGCTCAGAACGGCCGAAGTTTGCTGGCCCGGCAGGTCTTCGTCCCGGGCGGGCTCGCGGATTAGCGGGGTCAGGCTGGGCAGGCCGCTTACCGGTCGTTCCGGCATTTGGGTCGGCTGACTGTGGTTACGGACAATCGTCGATTCGGTCGGCGCGGCCTGGCCCGTTGACGGGGCCGGGTCGGGCATGGCCATCGCAGCGGTCCCGCTGGAGAAGTTGGAGACTTTAGAGCCTTTCGCGGGTGCCGTGCGGACGGTCGGCAAAATGTGAGAATCCGACAGGTAACTGGTCATTTCGGTGATAATCTTCTCGTATTCTTCGACCACTGCCTTTATCTTCGGCCTGGTCTCGGTGCCCGAATAGAATTCCATGTAACCGAGGGCACTTACCGTCGCTGCGATCGCGGCCAGGGTGACTACTTTCTGAAACACCAACGACGAGGCTTCGCTGCCGTATGCTTTGATCAGTAGGGCAACAAATATGCACCCGGTAAGACCGTCCTTGATGCCCGCGACCGCACGGCGTATTTCAGTGAGCTGAGCGACTTCAGCGGCAAGCGCATCCATCATCGCCTGATCCTTTTTTTGCATCAGGGAAACACGATTCAGTTGGGCTTGGTTCTGCTTGGCATACTCTTGCGACGCGGTGGACTCCCACCTGCTGTCGGGGATGGCCGACTCCAAGTCCCGCTTGGGCGAGTCGAGTTTCGAACGGGCATTGTCGAATTCGACTCCCTTGGTTGCGTCACCAAGACCGAGGCAGTATTCGAAGACCGTAATGGCGACGATGCCCCACTCGATAATCGGCACCTCTGCCGCCCAGGGATTGGTTCGCTCCTGCAGGCCACGTTCTATTTCAGCCTTAATTCTTCGCTCGGCGATGCCCTTGACGATGATTTTGGTGGTTTCCATGCCGAATGCGCCGGCGCCGATGCCCGTCGCAATCCAATCCTTGGCGGCGATATTCCTTCCAATGCCGGCGAGACTACCCACGAGGCCGCCGATTTCTGATGCTGCAACGGCCATTTTGAGATACCCTTCTCCGAGTTGGAACTTGTCTCTTATCGCAAGTTTAACGGCACTCTGCGAGTGCCCTGTGCACCAATTTCCCCACACTCAGGAATTTATACAGTTATTACTCAGGTTTCCACAGTTTATTGTAAGGTTCGCGCTACTTTTTGCAACCGCGCATAACGCTGTGACGAAAATTGACGAGTCGTTAGCTGGCGGCTGGCGGACGTCGAGTACACACCGGCCATCGCCTACGGCGCTGAGCTGCCTTCGGTTTTGGGGGGCGGTTGCAGCGCGGTCGCCAGCACCGGATCGACGAGCTCGCGTTGCCAGGCCCGCGCGTGCCCGGCGCACAAGAACTCTTCGACGGCCTCGACCGGGTCCGGCGCGTCGGCCCAGTCCCAGCACAGTCGTCGCACCAGGTCGGGTGAAACCAGGTTCTCGGTCGGAACCTTCACCTGCTCAGACAGTTTCGACAGCCCGGCCCGGGCCGCCTCCAGCCGGGCGGCCGCTTCCGGCTTGCGCCTGCTCCACCGCGCCGGCGGCGGCGGACCGTTCGTCGGCTCGGCGTCTTCGGGCGGGTCCGGACTGGTGCGGGCCGCTTCCAGCGCGCCCAACCAGGTCGCTGCGCTGCGCCGCTGGTTGCGCCCGCCGAACACCGGCAACGCGACCAGGTCTTCGATCGTCTTCGGATTGGCGATCGCGGCCTCGATGATGGCCGAATCCGGCAGGATGCGCCGCGGCGCGATGTCGCGTCGCTGGGCGATGTTGTCGCGGGTCGTCCACAGTTCACGCACCGCCGCCAAACCGCGGCGGTCGCGCACCTTGTGGATGCCCGACGTGCGCCGCCAGCGCTCGCGCCGGGGCGTGGGCTCCTTGCTGCCGACGCTGCGCAGGTAATCGAATTCTTGTGCAGCCCAATCGGTTTTGCCTTGTTCGGCCAGCTCCGCGGCGATCGCCGCACGAAGTTCGACCAGCAGTTCCACGTCGAGCGCCGCATAGTTGAGCCACTCGGTGGGCAGCGGCCGCTTGGACCAGTCGGCCGCACCGTGACCCTTGACCAGACCATGCCCCAGCAGCCGTTCGGTCATCGCCGCCAGGTTCACCCGCTCGAACCCGGCCAGGCGCCCGGCGAGCTCGGTGTCGTATAGCGCCGGCGGGTGCATGCCGACCTCGGCCAGACACGGCAGATCCTGATCGGCCGCGTGCAGGATCCATTCGTCGGTGCTGAGCACCTCGGCGACGGGCCGCAGCGCCGTCAGCGGATCGGCGCCGTGGCTGACCGGGTCGATCAGCACGGTGCCGGCGCCGGCCCGTCGGATCTGGATCAGGTAGGCCCGGTTGGAGTAGCGGAAACCGGACGCCCGCTCGGCGTCCACCGCGAACGGCCCGTGCCCGCTGTCCAGGAACTGTGCGGCGTCCGCGATCTGGCTGACGGTCACCGCCAGGTCGGGTATGCCCTCGGCCGGCTGCAACAGCGGGGTGGGTTCGGATTCGGCGCTGCCGGGCGCGCTGCCGTCGGGCGCGGTGCCGTTGGGCCCAGGGTCCTCCGGCTCGGACATGTCAGGCGCGTGACCGCGAGCTCAGGTCGGTGACCCCGGCCGGCGGTAGGCCCGCGGCGTGCTCCAGCACCTCGCAAAACGCTTCGACATGTGCGCCGATGGCGGGTGTGGTCGCGGTCCAGGAGGCCCGTAGCTCGAGCTGGTGGGCGCGCGGGGGCCCGGAGATGTCGCCGTAGCGCACGGAGGTGGTGGCGGTGACGGTGCCGCCCAGCGCCGTGACCTGGTCCGTCCGGGCTTCCAGCGCGTCGACCAACCAGCTCCACGCCACTTCGGGCAGCAGGGGATCGACGGCCTCACTGGAATCCAGGTCGGCCTGAATGTAGGCGACCAGGCGGGTGGTGCCGTCCCAGGCGTCGGCGCCGTCCGGGTCGTAGAGCAGGATCAGCCGGCCGAACGCGTCGCCCTCCGAACGCTCGGGGACGATCTCGAGGTCGGGGTGCTTCACCTCGGCCCCCAGCGCGTAGCTGAAGGGCGCCAGGCGCTGCGGCGGCCGGATCGGGCCGAGCTCGATCTCCGGCCGGGCGTTGACGGCGTTCATGGCCGCCACCGCCTCGCGGAACGGGCCTGGTTCGACTGAGGTCACTGGCGCAACTCCTCCTCGTCGCTCCCGCTCCGCATCGTCGTATGCGCGGGTCACAGCGTTCGACGCTAGACCCATCGCCCGACACGCCGCGACAGGCGCGCCGGTTTCCAAACCCGTCGCGACCAACCTGTTACCCGGTTGTGTCACGTCGTATTCATTTGCTGTTTAGCCTGCTCAGGGGCTATTCAGCCGCTGAATCGGGCCGGGCGCTTCTCGCGATGCGCCGCCAGCCCTTCCTGCACGTCGGGGCCGCTGAAACTCAAGAATTCCAGGCCGAGCGACGTCTCGAAGGCGGGCGCGAACATCCGATACCAGTAGTTGAGGCTGTGTTTGGTCCACCGGATCGCGGTTTGGGCTCCTTGCGCCAGGTCGTTGGCGATGCCGGCCGCTCTCGAGAGCACGTCGTCGTCGTCGACACAGAGGGATACCAGGCCGATCCGCTCGGCTTCCTCGCCCAGCAGGGTGTCGCAGGTGAGCAGGTAGTACTTGGCCTTGGCCATGCCGACCAGCAGCGGCCAGCAGATCGCCGCGTGGTCGCCCGCGGCCACCCCGAGCTTGGTGTGCCCGTCGATGATCTTGGCGGTCCGCCCGGCCACCGAGATGTCGGAGAGCAGCGCCACCACCAGGCCGGCGCCGACGGCGGGGCCGCGGATCGCCGAGACCATCGGCTTGTCGAAGTTGACGATGTTGAGCACCAGATCGCGGGCCTCGCGCATGATGCGAAGCCGGCCCTCGTAGTCGCCGATGGTTTCGGTGATCAGGTCGAAACTGCCGCCGGACGAAAACGCCTTGCCTTCACCGCGGATCAGGACGACCCGTACGGCGGGGTCGCGATTGATGGCCGGCCAGACGTCGGCGAGGTCGCGGTGCATCTGCGGCCCGACCGAATTCAGCCCGGGGGCGTCGAGAACCACCGTGAGGACGCCGTTCTCGCCGTGTTCGAAGCGCAGGCTGGGGAATTCGTCGTAGTTGACGGAGATCGGTGCGACTGACACTGGGTTGATGTTACGCAGCGTGGCCAGGTGCTCCAGGGGCCGCCGCCGGGCCCCCGTGGCAGCATTGAGGTCGATGAGTACGCGTCGCGACCTTCCCGAGTCGCCCTACCTGGCTGCCGTCACCGGCCGCAAACCCGCCCGGGTGCCGGTGTGGTTCATGCGGCAGGCCGGGCGTTCGCTGCCCGAATATCGCGCCTTGCGTCAGCAACACAGCATGCTGGCGGCGTGTTTTGAGCCCGAGGTGGTCTGCGAGATCACCCTGCAACCGATCCGGCGCCATGACGTCGACGCCGCGATCTTGTTCTCCGACATCGTGGTTCCGCTGCGCGCCGCGGGCATCGACTTGGACATCGTCCCCGACGTCGGACCGGTGATCGCACACCCGATCCGCACCGACGCCGATATCGAGGCGATGAAACCGCTTGAACCGCAAGCGATTCAGCCGGTCTGCCGGGCGGTTTCGCTACTCGTCGACGCGCTGGGCGCGGTGCCGCTGATCGGTTTCGCCGGTGCGCCCTTCACGCTGGCGTCCTATCTGGTCGAAGGCGGCCCCAGCCGTAACCACGCCCGCACCAAGGCGATGATGCTGGCCGAGCCGGCCAGCTGGCACGCGCTGATGTCGAAGCTCACCGATCTCACCGTGGAATTCCTGCGCGGCCAGATCGGCGCCGGGGTGGACGCCATTCAGCTGTTCGACTCGTGGGCGGGAACGTTGTCGCTGGCCGATTACCGCCAATACGTGCTGCCGCACAGCAGCCGGGTGTTCGCGACGCTTGCCGAATACGGCTTGCCGATGACGCATTTCGGGGTCGGGACGGCGGAACTGCTGGGCGCGATGGGCGAAGCGGGCCCGACGGTCGTCGGCGTCGATTGGCGCACCTCGCTCACCGACGCCGCGGCCAGGGTGCGGTCCGGCACGGCGCTGCAGGGCAACCTCGACCCGGTGGTGTTGCTGGCGGGCTGGCCGGTAGTGGAGCGCGCGGCGCGCGCCGTCGTCGACGATGGCCGTCGCGCCGTCGACGCCGGGGCCGCGGGCCACGTCTTCAATCTCGGTCACGGAGTGCTGCCCGAGACCGACCCCGGCGTGCTGACCGACCTGGTGTCGCTGGTCCACTCGTTATGACCCCGCGGTCGTATTGTGTTGTGGGCGGCGGAATTTCCGGTCTGACGGCGGCCTACCGGCTGCGGATGGCGGCGGGGGACGACGCGAACATCACGCTGTTCGAACCGGGCGAGCGGCTCGGCGGGATCTTGCGCACCGAGCAGCTGGGCGGGCGGGCGATGGACCTGGGCGCCGAGGCGTTCGTGCTGCGCCGGCCCGAGATGCCGGAACTGCTGGCCGAACTGGGCCTGTCCGACCGTCAGCTCGGCACCACCGGTGCCCGGCCGTTGATCTACAGCCAGCGACGGCTGCACCCGCTGCCGGCGGGCACGGTCGTCGGGATTCCCTCGTCGGCGGCGTCGGTGGCCGGACTGGTCGACGACGACACCATCGCGCGCATCGACGCCGAGCCGGGCCGGCCGCTGGATTGGCAGCCCGGAAGCGACCCGGCCGCAGCGGAATTGGTGGGCGACCGGTTCGGCGAGCAGACCGTGGCGCGATCCGTCGATCCGCTGCTGAGCGGGGTGTATGCGGGCTCGGCGGCCACGATCGGCCTGCGCGCCGCGGCCCCCAGCGTTGCGGCGGCATTGGATCGCGGCGCCACCAGCCTGACCGACGCGGTACGGCAGGCGCTGCCGCCGGCGACGGGCATGCCGGTGTTCGGTGCGCTGGACGGCGGCTATCAGGTGCTGCTCGACGAGCTCGTCGCGCGCGCCCGGCCGCGGTGGGTTCGCGCCGCGGTGGACCGGCTCGAGCGTGCCGGACACGGCTGGACGCTGCGCGATGACACCGGGGCCGTCTGGAGTGCCGACGCGGTGATCCTGGCGATCCCCGCGCCGCGGCTGGCACGCCTGATCTCTCGCGTGGCGCCGGAGACGTTCGCCGCCGCGCGCCGCATCACGAGTGCGTCGGCGGTGGTAGTGGCGCTCGCCGTGCCCGGCGATACCGCGTTCCCGGCGTGCTCGGGCGTGCTGGTAGCCAGCGGTGAGCAGTTGCGGGGCAAGGCGATCACCCTGTCGTCGCGCAAATGGGGCATCCCGGGTGACCTCCAATTCCTGCGGGTGTCGTTCGGGCGATTCGGCGACCAGCTGGCCGCCACCGCCTCCGACGAGGAGCTCCTGGCCTGGGCGGTCGACGACCTGGCCACCGTGTTCGGGCTGGCCGTCGAGCCGGTGGACGCCCGTGTGCAGCGGTGGATCGAGGCGATGCCGCAGTACGGGCCGGGTCACGCCGAGGTGGTCGCGCGACTGCGAGACGGGCTGCCGGCGACGTTGGCCGTGGCGGGCAGCTATCTGGACGGGATCGGTGTGCCGGCCTGCATCGGCGCGGCGGGCAAGGCCGTCGAGCGTGTGATCAGGGCCATCGAGGCCGCCAACCCGGAAGTGGCACGATAGGTCTCATGGCCAAGATCGACTTTGACGCCCTGAACTCCACGATTCGCTATCTGATGTTCTCGGTGTACTCGGTGGAGCCCGGCGAGCTCGGCGAACACCGTGAAGCCGTAATCGACGACGCGACGCGGTTTTTCAAGCAGCAGGAGGAACGCGGTGTCGTGGTGCGCGGCCTCTACGACGTCGCCGGTCTGCGGGCCGACGCCGACTTCATGATCTGGACGCACGCCGAGCGCGTCGAGGCACTGCAAGCCACCTACGCCGATTTCCGCCGCACCACCGCCCTGGGCCAGGTCAGCGCGCCGGTGTGGAGCAGTGTGGCGCTGCACCGGCCGGCGGAGTTCAACAAGAGCCACATCCCGGCGTTCCTGGCCGGCGAGGAACCCGGCGCCTACATCTGCGTGTATCCGTTCGTGCGGTCCTACGAGTGGTACTTGCTGCCCGAGGAGGAACGCCGCCGCATGCTGGCCGAACACGGCATGGCCGCACGCGAGTACAAGGACGTCCGCGCCAACACCGTTCCGGCGTTCGCGCTCGGTGACTACGAATGGATCCTGGCCTTCGAGGCACCCGAACTGCACCGCATCGTCGACCTAATGCGCGAATTGCGCGCCACCGACGCGCGCCGGCACACCCGCGAGGAGACGCCGTTCTTCACCGGGCCGCGGGTGCCCATCGAGCAGTTGGTGAACGCCCTGCCGTGACCGGCGATCCACAAACGAAGGGGGAGATATGACAACCGATTTCGACCCGAACGATCCCACCCGTTTCGAAGAGATGTACCGCGACGAGCGAACGTCGCACGGCCTGCCCACCGCCACACCGTGGGACATCGGCGGCCCGCAGCCGGTGGTCCAGCAGCTGGTCGCACTGGGCGCAATCAAGGGTGAGGTGCTCGACCCAGGGACAGGTCCCGGCCATCACGCGATCTACTACGCTTCCAA from the Mycobacterium lentiflavum genome contains:
- a CDS encoding class I SAM-dependent RNA methyltransferase yields the protein MPPGELTLVAGAPANGGSCVAHHEGRVVFVRYALPGERVRVRVTADRGSYWHAEVVEVIDASADRTDSLCPIAGVEGAGCCDLAFAAPEAVRTLKGQVVANQLERLGGHHWSGEAQPLSDCGPTGWRTRVRLEVGADARPGFHRYHSDELVTDLRCAQLPPGMLDGLTQACSPGDLSPNAQLHVAVDDDGCRHVVRTVRKGGRTATNVVQGDYEATQRVGRRSWQVPVTAFWQAHRDAARVYSALITDWAQPATGMSVWDLYGGVGVFAAALGAAVGESGRVLCVDTSRASTRAARAALVDLPQVDVITDSVRRAVSAQKAGADVAVLDPPRSGAGRDVVDLLAAAAVPRVVHIGCEAASFARDIGLYLGHGYAVEQIEVFDAFPLTHHTECIALLSR
- the dxs gene encoding 1-deoxy-D-xylulose-5-phosphate synthase, yielding MLEQIRGPADLQHLSQQQLRDLAEEIREFLIHKVAATGGHLGPNLGVVELTLALHRVFDSPHDPIIFDTGHQAYVHKMLTGRAHDFETLRKKGGLSGYPSRAESEHDWVESSHASAALSYADGLAKAFELTGHRNRHVVAVVGDGALTGGMCWEALNNIAASGRPVVIVVNDNGRSYAPTIGGVADHLAMLRLQPAYEQALEKGRDVVRAVPLIGEICYHFMHSVKAGIKDSLAPQLLFTDLGLKYVGPVDGHDERAVEAALRRARGFGGPVIVHVATRKGMGYGPAEADEAEQMHSTAPIDPATGQATKIPGPGWTATFSDALIAYARKRRDIVAITAAMPGPTGLSAFGQRFPDRLFDVGIAEQHAMTSAAGLAMGGMHPVVAIYSTFLNRAFDQIMMDVALHKLPVTIVLDRAGVTGSDGPSHNGMWDLSMLNIVPGMRVAAPRDATRLREELGEALEVDDGPTALRFPKGDVGEDIPALEQRSGVDVLAVPADGLNHDVLLVAVGAFASMALEVAKRLHNQGIGVTVIDPRWVLPVSDGVLELAVQHKLLVTCEDNGVNGGVGSAVSAALRRADIDMPCRDVGLDQEFYEHASRSEVLADVGLTDQDVARRITGWVAALASNESEAEIREHLD
- a CDS encoding ESX-1 secretion-associated protein, with product MTNLSVTSKYLVDVLAAAQQRTTEDFKKSATAVEGVGVNAWVSHGVACGPGNDAVVEVEARRTEALGLMIKVADDLATKLRVAAQAYEGTDQKAAQDLDTQLRPG
- a CDS encoding YbaB/EbfC family nucleoid-associated protein, which gives rise to MSTDRHPQLAQALEYGQQLQSALEDDLYRTHTETFTATDEAKTVEVTVNGRRNVTDLQIEDGLLRLGAETVEQRVNEALRNAAAVVNAANEAQQQRLIESLAGIAGSMTDTLGLA
- a CDS encoding cation:proton antiporter domain-containing protein, yielding MNETLRYALLVLLASAVGLIAVLANRLTERVKIPVPLLVLVGAAVAAHTVAAVQSPSEPTVERVITIALVLVLFDGGMHIGPARFRAAAAPILSVGVVGTALTAAGAAVILHYLTGIDWFPAVLVATAVAPTDPAVVFSVLGKREIAGRSSTILEGESGANDPVGIALMVSLIAAGGLSVAGFVSVGTQFVLQMAIGLAVGVIGGRALLVFMRRVALPSEGLYPLRTLASSLMLYGIATLAHGSGFLAVFVAGIVIGDARAPYKPDIKRFHAALAGLAEIVAFAVLGLTVDLNVLAHPDVWIPGLVLGAALTVVIRPLAVGSCLLPVRLQRNERSFILFAGLKGAVPILLGEFLRAAHVADAERLYGIVVIVVIFSVLVQGSLVPGVAQLLRLPMRTVETQPWEIGIRLQDEPEGIHRLRVASGSAAEGCTIEGLGDRAGDIWVSMVVRATGLVPVRGDTELEAGDEVVVLADPELRDSLAELFGTS